AGCTAgtccggcgaacttcgtaccgccaaaaagtcaatgtatctcatgtcatacttggctttatttggtgaatcatgaaatttatctcgcaatcaatattttcatttacatctcaatacggttttactatgtgcttagtcatgcagcatttattattccgaaacatattcttctcaatcaattgttAGTCTATCAGTATCGTAAcatctaatttattattatttattattattattataattgtaacATCTATCATAATCATCTAACATAATTGTAacatctatcagtaaagtgttgaattgaaaaaaaatagataggttaaattagtgtttcaaatatgaatttaatgcgttcatagttgttgattgtcaatagatggtccaggaaatatgcgatatacgatgaatcacacaaaattccatattctttccatcttccattttaggatgaatatcagCTAAGCTATAttcaaaaaaaatgtaaattattctgtcattcttcagtaattaatgaatgaaatatgaacaactctctttcatgaggtgaatatttttttccaaaattttccagtttctcattGATAGgggattgataattatttgtataggtcttctaaggaaccattatctacagctggtactaatcaactacactaacttcaactcgaaactaccgttttaataccagtacataatttatcacagggtgacgtgtttattacagctggtaactttagatgctaaatcaggGGAGACTCATGTTTGTGGGTGTATGACTCGACACCAATTGCCGATCTGGCCGCACCGATCATAGGGCGTTTGGTGGGAATGACAAACTGTTCAGATCTGTAAAATTGCCTTCCCTTAACGCTGTGTTTTATGATGTatgatcggaggttgaaaaaaaatgatCCTCGTATATTTAACAGTACAAATTCGAATAATAAGGCATTCTCTCTGTTttgttctatttatttatttatttattttatttttatttatttattcaccaattcactagaaatttacaaaataacacttatcaactaatatacattggtgtggctggaaaaagaagccttgagctccagccacgagttcgaaaatattctttaaatatTCTACACGATGCGCCAGAGAAAatcacttatttaaaaaaaatcccGCGGGTGAATTGGTCGTGTAGAGGGGCAGGAGGGGGCGCATCAGGAGGGTGAAGTTCCCAAATTTATCCTCCCACAAGTAAGTAGTCATCATGCTctggtctagagagcagcgggccttcgcagttgagagcttcttttctaatggtcgaTCACTTGTTGTTTCAAAGCAACGTGCCTTCCGCGATAGATTTGAAATACCTCCTCTTAGACTCGTTCCTGGCCGTAATTCGATTTTGTCGTAGGTTAATTAATTTCGAGAGTTTGGAAGTGTCGCTAAACCCAGAAATGGACTTCAACGAACCATcagaactccagaaaatatcgaaagagtgaggcagtcagttATGTGTTCTCCCCGGCGTTCAGCTCgcaaacacgcagctgctatggcaatttCTGACTTCATTGCTCGACAAATTTTCCAAGACCTTTAATTTCATCCCTTTAAATTGGCTGTTCTTCTagaattgactgaacgcgattttgttgcccgtcaaaatgcatgtgatatgctgattgacTACCTGCCTGAAGATGCGGTGATTTTTTTCAGTGACGAGGCTCATTTCCACATGTGTTTCCTCAATTTGATTTTCTTATACGGTTATTTGAAATCCCTGGTTTATATAGGTTTATATCGATCGACCACGGAGCACATATcacacctcaagaacaacatttGCGACACCATTGCCAACATACTGATTGATATActttattttatgattataatttttacaagaagcactgaatgggagagaaaaactaaggatactccttgtactattcctctccaaaatttagataataatttaaaagtccgaaatgaggttatgattccacttttctgaaatttagttctttttcactcaaaaacaactaaATAGTGCAACGAGTgtatacaaatttcaaaaatcgagtTCATCATTGTATGCGCAATGGGGGTCGCCATTGATCTGATGTAATTTTCAAgactgaatgaaaaaatattgggaAATTGTATTCTCATTTATAAAAAAAGATTGCAATAATAACTTtagtacttttgtttttattgtcctttcaaataagtaagtttctctggcgcaccttgtaTTTAATTcgtatatttattgaatttgtcgATTTCAGGTGTACTTCAAGAACGTGCACCCGAAATTCCCGGAAGGAGGCAAACTGAGCCAGTACTTGGAGCACCTGAAACTGGGCGATGAGATTCAGGTGCGAGGCCCCTCAGGGCGGCTGCAGTACCTCGGCAAGGGCAACTTCTCCATGAAAATACTCAGGAAGGATCCTCCCACACACGTCAAGGTCAAGCAGATCGCCATGATTGCTGGTAAGCTGATAATAATCAGAATTTCAGAAAACTTTGGAATtaacttttcaattattcacttgaaaaaaatgaagattatgGAGTTATCAACATCAACTGATATTCAAACTTTATCGTCTGCTTTTTCTTTAgagctacttttgaatataaataaaaacagaaatCCAACTCTCTactcttgatttaattgagtaaacaattttaaaaagggtacctagttagatttatatttttatttatattcacaaTTATCTTGTCACTACCCAGCCTTGTCAAGGTCAAGCAAATAGACATGATTGCTGGTGAGCAAATAGTCAaacttcacaataattattctctttagAATGAAAACACTTGAATATTATGGAGTATCcatattggtttgcctaactaatatactatttgggaacacaataagcttcagtTTCGTGTGggattctttgaacctttggatccttgaatccgtcccttcaaaaataataatagtcgttctttttaatagcaaaaagtgatttattaATAAGCGGTTCGTGTtgaaaaacaacattgaagaataaattaatgttttaggCCTACATGAAGatgtaataaatgaatgtttatagGCCTagatgatgaataaatgaatgaatgactgTTTAGGTGGAACAGGCATCACACCGATGTTGCAACTGGTTCGCTACATCACTAAAGACCCGAGCGATGACACTAAGATGTCGCTGTTGTTCGCCAATCAGACTGAGGAGGACATTCTGCTGCGGCCTGAGCTGGAGGAGGTGGCCGCCAAACATCCCGACCAGTTCAAACTGTGGTACACCGTCGACAGGCCTACTGAAGGTATgttcaaaatcaaattgaaagtCTATTTATTGAGTTGAAACCGTATACAAACAGGTTCAGTCAAAACATTAAACTGGAAGCAATAAAAAGACAACAAAGTATAACcacagagaaaaaatagcatgatagaggtatcatattgtgttgatactgtatcatgtgtggtgatactgtatcattctgTGACAATACTGTATCATAATGATACCATAGGGAATAGATagcttaagaagatatcccccatggtatagggatatctttattttccaaatttcattgttaactcaagccgatagtcagTAGgttagttctttttcgtgaaggtATGTGACGCCACGACACGAGACGTTTCCAATTCGGACTGCCGTCAGACAAACATGTGCTTGGTGAGTGAacccatagagaaaagatggcaTAAGCTGGGCCggccactagaaccgttttcgtccgaactagcatcggccaaAAACTACCGAACACGGCCGAACGATCCCCCAGCAAataaaggaatagatgctcgtccattgcaacaggttcatacggccgtctccggccgatcaatttttcgatccgaaatgaataggattttccggctctatccgaccgaactaactagtcaattcaaattcaaatcaattcattgcCACAGACAAACACTTTACAATTTGTATCGGCCACGTCAATATTACAAACTATATTAGAGATCATACAACAATAGCAATTATCTAAAAATCTAGATAGACTCcatgttaacattgaaatattcatccacactataaaaacagttttttataaaaatattcttaattCTTAGTTTAAATTCCCCTGAGCGTCAAACCTCGAACATTTGGTGGTAAATggttataaaactttatagaaaAGGCCTTGAAACTCGTATGGCTGAATTTGTAAGAGCAGTACTCATTCCTCAGATTCGATTTATTCCTTGTGTTATAAGAATGAATGTTGTCATGAGTTGAGAATAAATGTGGATTTGACTTTACAAAAAGCAGACAAttaaacataaaaatacaaGGTAAGCTCATGACTCCCAATCTAATGAACAACGGTTTACAGTGAGTTAAAGGAGGCACATTACAAATtgttctaaaaataaaaataaattcgtatggcttttgttggtggggagttccctttcgggaatgttccaccgcctgaatatataatttaagccgtcaatgggccttacgactgtcatacttcagccgggaccgacagtttaacgtgcccatccgataacacgggagtgatctggttaaaaaacttttggtaatgagaggggttcgaacccgggatctctatgctgctacgcaagcactctatccactagaccacggatcactccacaAATTGTTCTAATTGCTCTTTTCTGTAATACAAATAAACATTGAGAATGGCTGCCATTCGCCCATAATATAGTGCCATAAAGAAGATGAGAATGAACATAACTATAATAAAcgtttaataatgttttcaaaGATACTATTTCCTTCAACTTTCTTAACATAAAAATACCTTTGGTAACTTTTTGGCATAGTATACTCTACATGACGATTCCACTTCAAATTACTCTGAATAAATATACCTAAAAATTTTACTGAGTGCACTGTACTTAAGTTGCTGTATGAAACAGATAAGTTTTGTGTCTTGTCTAAATTAAGAGCTAGGTTAgccgagctgagacaacaaagtgttcctaacctaaaattgtttcacagtcttgtttgttttttctcgaaaacataACACctgattttaaaataattgttataTGATTGACACATCTCCAATATTTGGTATAACTCATGGAATAAAGCTTGAAATTTAGCAATTTCACTCATAGATGGTGCCACCATCACCAATTTTCGTTTACTATAGTACTAAGATACATTGCAATTACAGCATTGCTATCTAGAGAACctgttatttatgtatttgtaTTTATGTTTTAAGGCTGGAAGTACAGCGTGGGCTTTATATCGGCCGAGATGATCGCTGATCACCTGTTCCCTCCCTCCCCCGACACCCTGGTGCTCCTCTGCGGCCCCCCTCCAATGGTCAAGTTCGCCTGTCAACCTAACCTAGACAAACTGGGCTACGACTCCAAACTGCGATTCGCTTACTAGGACATTCAGCCCCCAAttaaagctatagtgaggtccacgttataatggcagtggagaaagatagcagaaaaacgtttccaatcctctgtcttgtcaatgccttctatagacggtagctgatacaggtttattgatgtaatattaactgttcattctcgtttaaaataatcaattatattttattaagcaagaagttatatttttcaataatttcataataaagatgaaatattttgttaattgattatcaataattgaataaaaacacaaatatgttgtcaaattctacacggttctatggaacggttctacaatattgacaatgactcagtcgaattgattatcaattccatatcgttaaaagacgatctggcaacagagcaaaagagatagcgcaatccgcttgttgaatgatagacaaggatagcaataccattgctaatcataaactgccattataacgtggacctcactataggttggCACACAACAgggacagtgaacagtgaaaatataattaccaTTAGCTCttatggtattattcatactcactgGGTAAGGATAGTCCGATAAGAACgtttgagaattatatttttactgttgTGTGTTCAAATCCAGTTTTATAGTGTACACAATACTGTATCTAAatgctatagtgtggtccacttTATGATGGAAggatctgattaacattggtgttgctatccttgtctatcattctacaaagctgatagcgctatccttgtctaactaCACAATGTTGCCAGACTGTTTTTCAGCAATGtagataatatataattaattaacagaatattcactctcaattatgaaaatgtattacttaatcattgaaaaatacattgaaataataaaaatacaaaaacatttGAACAACGCGGGGGTAACTTTGAGGGTTTTACAAAATACGGAGGGAGGACCGaggaaaatacataaaatgCGGATTGACTTACTTGATGCAGTCGGTTGTAACGTTGCGGTTTTAACGACGACTGGGGTCTCAGCCAGCTCTGCCGGGAGATAGCactcttatcctcctcctcgGAGAGATAGACAGAGTTaggtagattgattgattgattgagtactttatttatgtagattacaatatatactgtcttatacacttatatacaatagcttacaatacagcaaaattatagatgaattttcatgatatagactaagaaaataattattggactgtatatgatatgaaaaagcaatttgtaatataataactatagataataattatattgttatgcatctacataaattggctgAGCTTTGGagatatcaatgtccattcttcggaaagaatattagaaatatcctccccactaactctctaccaaaacgttaatttcgttatttaaactaaggatttatttattaatggaaatattgtaaaagttttaatcaatatgaatattgaagagaaaaaaaaacagaaaattgataaagtgaaataattatataagatcaaataattgattaataaaatgaagtaggctgaaagtagatcagggttatcaactttcagtaatatacagcagtatgcagtggataattaaaataacatgagtttatataaaatatatacaattcgttctataacatggtttaaagtttatattggtggaatgggtgagggatggttgtcatgtgatcgttctagggccagacagtttcagtcatttgttccaaaagatgtttttttaaagtcagagagagagagagagagagagagagagagagagagaggaaccAAAAGCAATAAGACGCACTACTGATTCCGTTCTAACcacattaaaaatacaaaatcattgAATGTAGATTCTCTTGACGAacaaaatgtaattgataatttttaagaAGATGGACAGTTtatattacataagatataacggtatcagctatcctttaTAGAAGGCAACGTAGAGAATTGACAacgcttttctcctatctttctccactgccattataacttggacctcactgtaCTTCCTCACATTGAGCCAAGATAATTGCAGCGAGTGACTCACTTGTAAAGTGAATATAGGTGCTTGAGTACTTGTTAGAATAATTACTAATAAGCTATTATTTGTTTGTCTAGTACTTATTAAAAATTACCTACTTGGGTAATTTGAAGTTATTTGAATCATGTGAAATGGATATTAGAACATTTGCAGATTATTTGATTTGCTTAAAAATTATCTGTCACAAATTCATTTCAATCGTCAAGTAAATAAATCTATcaccaatttaataataaattttcataattgatttgATAAGTATTCTGGTATTTTATTACCTTCAACAAACTATTTTGCAACAGAGCGGAGGTAGAAaaagatagagctatctgctttgtctaatgacagacaaggatggcaaaCCAATATTAATGAGATGGTGACTCTATAAGGTGAATGTGACTATAGCTGCCATATGCACTACTCCAATCTGCAGAGCATCTGTGCAGTCAATATAGTAACAATCACTTTCAACTGTCGGTGGCATTGGTTCAATGGAAAGCATTCATGCTATTTGCTGACTGTTGCAAGTGAATCAACAGCAGACAGATCTATCATAAAAATGAGACACCAGTTTCAGTTGTTGTTACACCACAATATTACTCTCAAACAATACATTTGCTggagattgaaaatatgaaaCGAAATCaggattagaatagaatagaatattcattttattcaacaataatacagaaAATTTCCATACAGTTGAATAACGTCAGGAAGATTTACAGTCaaaaactttataaaagatAATTCACACGGCAAGTTATTATGTAAGTGTAGTTATTATTAGAGTGGATTGATGCTAATAAACCATTATGTTACTCAGGTGCTGACATTTTGAATCTTACTATAGAGTAATACCAGATTTACTCAAAAAGTACATGCATTGGAAACTATTTTAGTACTTTGTATtgatttatttgattaaatcgCCTAGGTTTCCTCTCAAGAAAGTATGAGGCCTTGTCTTGAAGATTTGCATTGTTTATtagaattatcattttttatcttctgatAATTAAATTAACTCTGAAATTTCTCCCGCTAAGTctcaatttgattgtatggtgaAAGATATtatggtatttctccataattgaaagaattagaTAGTGTTGTCAAAACCACTATATTTCAAATGTCGCATTCTTCCCCACTCAAGAAAGAAAGTATGAGGCCTTGTCTTGAAGATTTGCATTGTTTATTAGAATTATCATTTGTTATCTTCTGATAATTAAATTAACTCTGAAATTTCTCCCGCTAAGTctcaatttgattgtatggtgaAAGATATTATGgcatttctccataattgaaagaataagatagTGTTGTCAAAACCACTATATTTCAAATGTCTCATTCTTCCAATTGTCTCAATTGTTTGGAGACTCAAGTCTTGGAGACTTAAGTCTCAATTTTTTGCTTAAATAATTGAGACTACTTTCCAAGTAAGTCATTTTTTTGCTTAAATAATTGAGACTACTTTCCAATAAGTCTCAATTTAAGTCTAAATTGTTTTAAAGTAGTAAAGTATTATACTTCTGAATTTAATActtttgaaatgattgaaaactttcaagtacatttcaaattattatcttttaatttaatttaaaattgagtTTATCGTTCACAGGGAAGTGGACAAGTATTAACTCGTTTTGTAAGTTTTTAATGAGCTTTGTTTTTGGTTATAAACCTGATGTTTCCTATATTATCCGGTTGTCAATTGAGCATTGGCTGAATAAGCTTCAAATCTACTTCTCAAAGAAGTACGAATTATTCAATAAGTACTCGTTTTTCCTTTGTTAACTCTCTCATTGGTCAACTTCACAAAAATTTCACAACTTTCTATAAATATGAGATGTGTAGTCTATAGGGTACCTGTTGCTCGATATCTTAGATTAGTGAGGTGATATTAAATCTAAAAGatttaagaaataaattaaaataaaattcacacAGTCGAATTTTTAAGTCTACAAGATTACAACTACAATAGGGTTTTGTATCAGAATTGACTTGGTACAAgtaagaataattaataataaattctgaaTAAGTATGTGggcaataatatattattgtacaTAGAACTCGTTATAGGCACAAAGATTTTAAATCAAGCTGTCATCTACAgtaaggtccatgttataatgtcagtggataaagataggagaacagtgtcgccgtttgtctgccttgattaattacatttctaAAAACGGACTTGGCAACTTGCGGAGCTaaaaaaggatagtgctatctgttttgtcgaataatagacaaggacagcaacagcacagtgccaccacagcacacaccacacagccgcctcgccattcaaacactactaagttatttgatggatttcaggcaattttacccataattacccacttttcatattcaatggtaactgtaggaaaaacttaatgtgaaatacgtgcgcaaagttcctctgctgcactttcggtgcagcaaactgtcacttcgcgcactagttgcacaaataactattctctctcaggaaaattgttgccctcggcttcgcctcgggcatcAATCTTTCCccttcagggagaaaaagtgtCATTTTttactctagatatacaaataactattattttgaGAGCTGTTTTGCAAATACAGTACTACAATAATTGTAAcgtaatattcaataaatagttggtttaagaaagaaaaaatattctagaAAAGCAAGGTAAATACACCAATATTGTATGAACGGAATATGTtggttcactttaaactgttagCATGTGTAGGATTGCAAAAATTGATGTTataattaatgataaaattatcacgTAGAACCCACCTATAGAAACTATTATACTCTGTCTATTATGAACTTAAATATTCACTGTGAATAATAGAGCTTTTATTCTTAATATATGCTTTAGTTATTCcagttgatttttattttttctgatcattgaaaattttcaactgctATAATAGGCTGATAGAAACTATTTTCCTATcatgttttcaaaatttatatttggattgatttctcaaaatttaagaattatttatttacttgtggatacaattattacaaatcatattataaatatgatcgggaaCGAAGAAGAAAGTATTTCAAAGTAGGCTATAAATTCAAAGTATTTGTTCTATAAATATACACATTTTGAAGTAGAAATTATCACTTTGTGTAGAAAAAACGAATCTccatattttattagaaaaaaaaaactaaaatcaatcctacacacacatcgatttttgttcgtacgatattttgtggttcttataaattcttttAGCTTAAACAGATTCAATCCGTAGATTTTAATTCCAGGTTTTCTGAATCATGTTGAAAAACTCATTCGTTTGTTTTTAATGAAGGTTGTAAGACTGCTTAGATAAGAAgttgaaattaatcaattctTGACCCATGTTTGGTGAGAAAATATGTCTGCAACTATTTAGAATACtggaattggtttaattttacttaacaaaaaacaaatttcTCAGCTTTGTTGTTTATGAATTACTAGGTACCGTATTACTAGGTATTCACGATCAATTCTTCtacattattctattgataGTTATAGGCCCAAAATCCTGTAAAATTGTAACCGTGATCAATtgccaggagaaccaatcagagaatatCTGTTTTCCAAAAAgtcttctcttattggttctcgtgcaatttaatcatgattaaaatttaacaggcgtttgtgcaaccgggttaTAAAGTAATAGagccaatgtacctagaatacattctaagTACCTTGAATCATGTTcttgtgttttgtttttgtaaGGTACAAATTAATTCTGTTTGAATTTCATGTATTTCTATCTTGAAAACTATTAGGAatgcatttattttcttttaattctACTCAGTAAGTgtgctttatttatttatttaataaaggtgtttttttttcatttcgtTTGATTTTTTCCTCAGTTCATTTATTTAGGTACCGTACCGtaccatatttatttattggtactacttataaaatgatattatgaaaagtaatattaaataatattattcaattgcattgAAACCAATAAAACTTCACAGCTTACTTGATAGAATAAGGCTAGGcccacaccagttagtcaagacaagacacgtttagtcacaatacttcacatagttgcttattaagacatgtctaattgcaatgactaatcggtgtgtgttgctccataagcaactatgtgaagtattgtgtctgatcatgtcttgtcttgcctTGACTAAATGGTGTGTGCCTAGTCTAATAGAGAGTTTAAAGCTGAACTCACTTTTAGGGGTTATTGTGATATCTTAAGTTATATTGACAAATATCAGCAATGTCTTACTTTTTGATCAACCAATAATAGAAACTTTTCTATTCTTCCAACACTCCAATGTGAATGGCTGAATTCAcactttcatttttatgaattgATTACTGAAACCATGttctttaatataaatatatggaaTCCTGTAGTCTTCCACAATCATATTTGTGTATATTTTTAGCGTCCTTTTCATAGATTTTTCTAAAGTGAACTCTTGATACTAGACTGCAAACTTTAGTCATTTTTGACTCCAAATTCATATCACAATGACACTTTCATTGTTTTTTTGCTAgcaatatttctcaaaaaatttGTATAGTTGTGCTGTTTGGgagaaatcaaataaataaatttcattcacatACAATATGGATCTAACAGATTCATTTAAAAGGAAAATTCTGAAATATTCTGGTtgtgtaaataatctatttatttatttaaattccaACGGTACACACCACTTTTACAAATAAtagatattaaaaaaattacaagcaATAGgcttatgaataatttattcatttattcaaattacaacGGTACACACCACTCTTACAAAtaacatatattaaaaaaaatacatgcaataatataaatagtctacctatagaaattaaaaatcattcaaaaaagcaATACAAAAAGTTGATTAGAAGAACATAGTTAACAGAAGTAGATCATAAAAGCTTAACAATAAAGTAAGGAAAGCAATCAAAACAGAATTAAATAGTAGGAACATTAAACACCCACAAGAAGGGCATTACTTTTGAACGTCCTAAtcatttataatatgataaataggatctaataatttatatatGGTACGCCCAATAAATGAATCTAGCTTTTATTCATGACAATTCAGATaatattgattagaaataacatttctaaataatattgtggTACCTCATAGCTTCTACAAACAAAACaatgttttttttatgaaagaatATTGACAAAAATGTTCTTTTCAATCAGTTTTGTTGATGTTGAGATCCATATAAATATGGCTGATAGCTGAAAATTTTTGACAAAAACTTCAGGTCAGTTCCAAACAACTATTAAGTAATTTTCTAGCACCTGCTTTCATTAtacagtaatttttatttttttaaactttcaCATTTCTCATGATTTTGTGAAGTAATCAATTTAGGTATAGGAAAATTGAATTAACAGACAAATCACCCAACCTTTGTATACCGTACTATGTAATATTCAGAATAGAATGTAAGTTATAGAAATTTCAGACAATAGCTAGcaaaaactaaaatatattaagctactctatagtgaggtccacgttataatggtagtggagaaagataggagaacaacgttgccgatccttctatcttgtcaatgccttctatagacggtagcagatataggtttattgatgtaatattaactgttcattctcgtttaaaataatcaattatattttattaagcaagaaataatatttttcaataatttcat
The window above is part of the Nilaparvata lugens isolate BPH chromosome 12, ASM1435652v1, whole genome shotgun sequence genome. Proteins encoded here:
- the LOC111049775 gene encoding NADH-cytochrome b5 reductase 2 isoform X2; the encoded protein is MSASGYVTFPVVIGLGVVVSTAVLVSYLFSKKKSSPKTLVDPTAMVSLPLIEKTEISHDTRRFRFGLPSEKHVLGLPVGQHIFVSAKIDGESVIRSYTPVSSDEDHGFMDLVVKVYFKNVHPKFPEGGKLSQYLEHLKLGDEIQVRGPSGRLQYLGKGNFSMKILRKDPPTHVKVKQIAMIAGGTGITPMLQLVRYITKDPSDDTKMSLLFANQTEEDILLRPELEEVAAKHPDQFKLWYTVDRPTEGWKYSVGFISAEMIADHLFPPSPDTLVLLCGPPPMVKFACQPNLDKLGYDSKLRFAY
- the LOC111049775 gene encoding NADH-cytochrome b5 reductase 2 isoform X1 — protein: MGDWFGEDKTFPVVIGLGVVVSTAVLVSYLFSKKKSSPKTLVDPTAMVSLPLIEKTEISHDTRRFRFGLPSEKHVLGLPVGQHIFVSAKIDGESVIRSYTPVSSDEDHGFMDLVVKVYFKNVHPKFPEGGKLSQYLEHLKLGDEIQVRGPSGRLQYLGKGNFSMKILRKDPPTHVKVKQIAMIAGGTGITPMLQLVRYITKDPSDDTKMSLLFANQTEEDILLRPELEEVAAKHPDQFKLWYTVDRPTEGWKYSVGFISAEMIADHLFPPSPDTLVLLCGPPPMVKFACQPNLDKLGYDSKLRFAY